Proteins encoded together in one Candidatus Aminicenantes bacterium window:
- a CDS encoding CIA30 family protein, which translates to EENFKRAQRITRLFKQSKLLVLAGTDAPNPGTAYGASLHQELELLVQSGFSPAEALKAATALPAKVFGLADRGRIAKGLRADLLLVEGNPLVNIKDTRRIAGIWKEGVELDRTSYCEKIVQEKKVVANQPKPMPPAGLGTGLISDFEEGARSSRFGSGWQPSTDSIMGGKSTVDLTIAAGGANNSRYCLALAGEVVAGAAFAWSGTIMFPAEKPFAAVDLSEKKSIAFWAKGDGQTYQILFYTKKTGFIPIAKSFTCTAEWQPFTFAFSAFSNFDSAQVTAIAFTAGPKPGRFSLQLDTIELQ; encoded by the coding sequence GAGGAGAATTTCAAGCGGGCGCAACGGATCACCCGGCTGTTCAAACAAAGTAAACTATTGGTGCTGGCCGGGACCGACGCTCCCAATCCCGGCACGGCCTACGGGGCCAGCCTGCATCAGGAATTGGAACTCCTGGTGCAAAGCGGGTTTTCTCCGGCTGAGGCTTTGAAAGCGGCGACCGCGCTGCCGGCGAAAGTCTTCGGCCTTGCCGACCGCGGCCGCATCGCCAAGGGATTGCGGGCCGACCTGCTCCTGGTCGAAGGCAACCCTCTTGTCAATATCAAAGACACGCGCCGCATCGCTGGCATCTGGAAGGAGGGAGTCGAGCTGGACCGGACCAGTTACTGCGAAAAGATTGTCCAGGAAAAAAAAGTTGTTGCCAACCAGCCCAAGCCCATGCCGCCCGCTGGCTTGGGGACAGGGTTGATCAGTGATTTTGAGGAAGGCGCCCGCAGCAGCCGTTTCGGTTCCGGCTGGCAGCCTTCGACCGATTCGATCATGGGCGGCAAGTCCACAGTCGATCTAACAATTGCGGCAGGAGGTGCGAATAACAGCCGCTATTGCCTGGCATTGGCAGGCGAAGTGGTTGCCGGTGCCGCCTTTGCCTGGAGCGGTACCATTATGTTCCCAGCTGAAAAACCGTTCGCCGCGGTCGATCTGTCGGAGAAAAAAAGCATCGCGTTTTGGGCCAAAGGCGATGGCCAAACCTATCAAATCCTGTTTTATACAAAAAAAACAGGCTTTATCCCGATTGCCAAGTCTTTCACCTGCACGGCCGAGTGGCAGCCATTCACATTCGCTTTCAGCGCTTTTTCAAATTTCGACAGCGCCCAGGTCACGGCCATTGCGTTTACCGCCGGTCCCAAACCGGGCCGTTTCAGCTTGCAGCTCGACACTATCGAACTTCAATAA
- a CDS encoding cyclic 2,3-diphosphoglycerate synthase, translating into MRNALIMGAAGRDFHNFNTFFRKNKDVRVKAFTATQIPDIAGRKYPKELAGEMYPQGIPIYPESELLDLIKKLAIQDVYFSYSDVRHTYLMDKASEVMAAGANFILLGPADTMIASRKPVVSVCAVRTGCGKSQTTRRVSQILISMGFKVAAIRHPMPYGDLVKQKVQKFVTKADLKKHNCTIEEMEEYEPHIENGVIVFAGVDYEAILREAEKVADIILWDGGNNDFPFYKSDLEIVVADPHRAGHEREYYPGEVNFRRADVIVINKIDTADLENILEVRENIRELNPKAIVVDAASPLQVKDSEKIRGKRVLVIEDGPTLTHGEMQYGAGVMAAEKFGAGELVDPREYAVGTIAETFKKYPDIGVLLPAMGYGAKQMKDLEATINKVDCDLIIIATPIDLGRIVKFKKPTVRVGYELQEIGRPNLEEILKKKFRKK; encoded by the coding sequence ATGCGTAACGCCTTAATCATGGGTGCTGCTGGAAGAGATTTCCACAATTTTAACACTTTTTTCAGAAAAAACAAAGATGTAAGGGTGAAAGCCTTCACGGCCACGCAAATTCCCGATATCGCCGGCCGCAAGTATCCGAAAGAGCTGGCCGGCGAAATGTACCCTCAGGGCATTCCCATCTACCCCGAGAGCGAACTGCTGGACCTGATTAAAAAATTGGCCATTCAGGACGTCTATTTTTCCTATAGCGACGTCCGCCACACCTATCTCATGGACAAGGCATCGGAGGTTATGGCAGCGGGAGCCAATTTCATCCTGCTCGGACCCGCTGACACCATGATCGCCAGCCGCAAACCGGTGGTTTCGGTCTGCGCCGTGCGCACGGGTTGCGGAAAAAGCCAGACCACGCGCCGGGTCAGCCAAATCCTGATCAGCATGGGCTTCAAGGTGGCCGCCATCCGCCATCCCATGCCCTACGGCGACCTGGTGAAGCAGAAGGTGCAGAAATTCGTCACCAAGGCCGATCTAAAAAAGCATAACTGCACCATCGAGGAAATGGAGGAATACGAACCCCATATCGAGAACGGGGTCATCGTCTTCGCCGGGGTCGACTACGAAGCCATCCTGCGCGAGGCCGAAAAAGTCGCCGATATCATCCTCTGGGACGGCGGCAACAACGATTTCCCGTTCTACAAATCGGACCTGGAAATCGTCGTGGCCGACCCGCACCGGGCCGGACATGAGCGTGAATACTATCCGGGCGAGGTCAATTTTCGCCGGGCCGACGTGATCGTGATCAACAAGATCGATACGGCCGACCTGGAGAACATATTGGAAGTCAGGGAGAATATCCGCGAGCTGAATCCCAAGGCCATCGTCGTTGACGCCGCCTCCCCCCTGCAGGTCAAGGACAGCGAAAAAATCCGCGGCAAGCGGGTGTTGGTCATCGAGGACGGCCCGACTCTGACCCACGGTGAGATGCAGTACGGCGCCGGAGTCATGGCCGCCGAAAAATTCGGCGCCGGCGAACTGGTCGACCCCAGGGAATATGCCGTGGGAACGATAGCCGAAACTTTCAAAAAGTATCCCGATATCGGCGTTTTGCTGCCGGCCATGGGCTATGGCGCCAAGCAGATGAAAGACCTGGAAGCGACGATCAACAAGGTCGATTGCGACCTGATCATTATCGCCACCCCGATCGACCTGGGCCGGATCGTCAAGTTCAAGAAACCGACCGTGCGCGTCGGCTATGAACTCCAGGAGATCGGCCGGCCCAACCTGGAAGAAATTTTGAAGAAGAAATTCAGGAAAAAGTAG
- a CDS encoding GYD domain-containing protein yields the protein MGTFILMTKMTPEISADLKRREAIGKAWKKQVAKLCPDVKWQAHYALLGPYDFMDIYEARNEETAAKVSLISRANGALKAESWPAIEWKRFITITREIGI from the coding sequence ATGGGAACTTTTATATTGATGACCAAGATGACCCCGGAGATTTCGGCCGACCTGAAGCGGCGCGAAGCCATCGGCAAGGCCTGGAAGAAGCAGGTGGCCAAGCTGTGCCCCGACGTCAAATGGCAGGCGCATTACGCGCTGCTGGGGCCGTACGATTTCATGGACATCTACGAGGCCAGGAACGAGGAAACGGCGGCCAAGGTGTCGCTGATCAGCCGCGCCAACGGGGCGCTGAAAGCCGAAAGCTGGCCGGCGATCGAGTGGAAGCGCTTCATCACGATCACCAGGGAGATCGGGATCTGA
- the galE gene encoding UDP-glucose 4-epimerase GalE, whose product MNDKKTASGEPILVTGGAGYIGSHVVRDLGEKGYYPVVFDNLSSGRAEAVLCGELVRADIADTELLGSVIRRQRIKSVMHFAAFIVVDESVAQPLKYYENNSVNCLRLLRCCLENGIENFIFSSTAAVYGMPERVPINEKAALLPINPYGSSKLVSEMMLRDAAAANPGFRYASLRYFNAVGADAQGRLGQNYLRPTHLLTLALKTALGQFPALKVFGTDYATPDGTAIRDYIHVDDLASAHMLALDFLKAAKQNRIYNCGYGRGYSVLEVIAAVKRVTVSDFRVELTGRRPGDPAALIADSSLIRGELGWKPSYQDLDEIIRTAWNWEKKLAAALKP is encoded by the coding sequence ATGAACGATAAAAAAACCGCCTCTGGGGAACCCATCCTGGTTACGGGTGGGGCCGGCTACATCGGCAGCCACGTGGTGCGCGATCTCGGCGAAAAAGGTTACTATCCGGTCGTTTTTGACAATCTCTCTTCGGGAAGGGCCGAAGCCGTGCTCTGCGGGGAACTCGTCCGCGCCGATATCGCCGATACCGAGCTCCTGGGTTCGGTCATCCGCCGCCAGCGGATCAAAAGCGTCATGCATTTTGCCGCCTTCATCGTGGTCGACGAATCGGTCGCCCAGCCGCTGAAATACTACGAGAACAATTCCGTCAACTGCCTGCGCCTGCTCAGGTGCTGCCTGGAAAACGGGATTGAAAATTTCATTTTTTCCTCGACCGCCGCCGTGTACGGCATGCCCGAACGGGTCCCGATTAACGAGAAAGCCGCCTTGCTGCCGATCAACCCCTACGGAAGCTCGAAACTTGTCAGCGAAATGATGCTGCGCGACGCGGCGGCCGCCAACCCCGGATTCCGCTACGCGTCGTTGCGTTATTTCAACGCCGTCGGCGCCGATGCGCAAGGCCGGCTGGGGCAGAACTACCTTCGCCCCACCCACCTGCTGACCCTGGCCCTGAAGACCGCCCTGGGGCAGTTCCCGGCCCTGAAGGTATTCGGGACCGACTATGCCACACCCGACGGCACGGCCATTCGCGACTACATCCATGTCGACGACCTGGCCAGCGCCCACATGCTGGCTCTCGATTTCTTGAAAGCCGCCAAGCAGAACCGGATATACAATTGCGGCTACGGCCGCGGTTATTCGGTGCTGGAAGTCATCGCCGCGGTCAAAAGGGTGACCGTCAGCGACTTCCGGGTCGAGTTGACCGGCCGCCGGCCCGGCGACCCGGCCGCATTGATCGCCGATTCCAGCCTGATCCGCGGCGAACTCGGCTGGAAACCCAGCTATCAGGACCTGGACGAGATCATCCGCACCGCCTGGAACTGGGAAAAAAAGCTGGCCGCGGCCCTCAAGCCATGA
- the arcC gene encoding carbamate kinase encodes MKNKLALIAFGGNAMLAAGEKGTAREQYRNAQKAAQLMVEIIRKGYELIIVHGNGPQVGNILLQMEAAATTIPALPLDVCDAMTEGSMGYMLERAILNELRKRSIDKEVSTVLTQVVVDREDKAFQKPTKPIGPFYNSFRAGQLKKENKWQMVEDAGRGFRRVVPSPLPIDIIPKRAIRAMVEKGIIVIAAGGGGIPVFINSSGLIEGVEAVIDKDHASALIAREAKADLFIILTGVDRVVENFGRPDAKPIASMDVEKAQEMLAQGQFPPGSMGPKIKAAIDYIRGGGEEVLITSAEKLKAALADRSGTKIVRGSQVAGQVENLFREMH; translated from the coding sequence ATGAAAAATAAACTGGCTCTGATCGCTTTCGGAGGAAATGCCATGCTCGCGGCCGGCGAAAAAGGCACGGCCAGGGAACAGTACCGCAACGCCCAAAAAGCGGCGCAGTTGATGGTGGAGATCATCCGCAAAGGCTACGAGCTGATCATCGTTCACGGCAACGGCCCCCAGGTGGGCAATATCCTCCTGCAAATGGAAGCCGCTGCCACCACCATTCCCGCGTTGCCCCTGGATGTTTGCGACGCCATGACCGAGGGCAGCATGGGCTACATGCTGGAGCGGGCCATCCTGAACGAGTTGCGCAAGCGCTCCATCGACAAGGAAGTGTCGACGGTCCTGACCCAGGTGGTGGTCGACCGCGAGGACAAGGCTTTTCAAAAGCCTACGAAACCCATCGGTCCGTTCTACAACAGTTTCCGGGCCGGGCAGTTGAAAAAGGAAAACAAGTGGCAGATGGTCGAGGACGCGGGCCGCGGTTTCCGGCGCGTCGTACCCTCGCCCCTGCCCATCGATATCATCCCCAAGCGCGCTATCCGGGCCATGGTGGAAAAGGGTATCATCGTCATTGCCGCCGGCGGCGGCGGCATCCCGGTTTTTATCAATTCTTCCGGGCTGATCGAGGGAGTCGAGGCGGTCATCGATAAGGACCATGCGTCGGCGCTGATCGCCCGGGAAGCCAAGGCCGACCTGTTCATCATCCTCACCGGCGTCGACCGGGTGGTGGAAAATTTCGGCCGTCCCGACGCCAAGCCGATCGCCAGCATGGACGTGGAAAAAGCCCAGGAAATGCTCGCTCAGGGGCAGTTCCCGCCGGGATCCATGGGACCGAAAATAAAAGCGGCCATTGACTATATCCGCGGCGGCGGCGAGGAAGTGCTGATCACATCGGCCGAAAAACTGAAAGCCGCCCTGGCCGACCGTTCGGGAACGAAAATCGTCAGGGGGAGCCAGGTCGCTGGCCAAGTCGAAAATTTGTTCAGGGAGATGCACTAG